Sequence from the Neptunomonas japonica JAMM 1380 genome:
TTTGTATTGAATAAGCTGGAACATGTCATTCTCAAAAACAACAGCACCTTCAGTCGTTGCGATGTTTTCGCCCAGTACAAAGGCGCTTTCATCGGTCATTGAAATACGACCTTTCTCAATATCGCCTAACAAATTCTGCAGACCGTCTACTAAGCTTTTGCCTTTTGTGTCCAACGCCTGCTGTAATACTTCAGGGTTAGTAATGGCAAAGTTGGTAGGAGACATCGCATCAATATACTGTTGAGTGTAAAACTCAAGCTTACGTTGTTCGCTTTCTGATAGGTTTGCATTGGATGCCATGTTCTGCAGCATGCCCGAACCTAGTAGGTAAGACTGTTTGATATGACTGAAAATAGGGTTTGTTGACCACTCGTCTGCATTGAAGCGACGATCACCCGGTGCTGGTGCAGCCGCTGGTGTTCCAGTCTGGCCAGATAGCATGTTTTTCCACATGTTCATCTGAGCCTGTTGGTAATCAGTGATTGCCTTTATCCAAACAGTTGGGTCTTCAAGAGAGCGTGTTGCTAGCTCGGACCAAGACTGTGTGAACTGGCTAAATACGTCATCCCCACCCGCACTGCTGTAGCTTGCGAGGAGCTTTTGAGTTTCCTGGTTGACGTAGTTGATGAACTCTTGAGGATTCGTAAGCTTGTCGTTACTATTTTTTTCCATGAAACTACCTTTTTGGCTGAAAGTCTGCGTGTTGCCCAGCTATTACCTAGGTGTTGATTCGACGTTATTCAGATTTACAGTTAACTATTTAAACTTTGATCAATTCATAACTGTCGTTCAGCATATCCTTGCCGCTACAAGGCTTGCAAGTAATGATAATAGAACTTTAGCCTTGCCTGTGGTTATGATGTTCATCAATCATACTGTCAATATATTGCAGAATCTTGTCACTCTCATTTTCTGCGCGTGCCATAGCGTTAATAATTTCTTGTCTGATGCGTGAATCACCAGCCCAATTGGAATCTCGAAGAGCAACAGCATTTTGTATTGCTAAGTGAACGGCGGCATGTGGTGCCTCTAGTTTGGAGTAGGCTGTGGTGTTACTGAAGAACTCGGCTCCAGCTCCTTCGTAATACCATTTACCTAAGCGGCAGTTGTGATGAGTAACCGATGTTGCGTCAATCTCATTTTGGCGGTCCATTGAGTGGTCTAAAGCAATGTAACCATTTTGTTTAAATATCACATGATCTGCTTTCACTAGGGAGCCAAATGCTTGGCTTTTCGTATGTGTTATAGCACGTAAGGTCTCATTAGCACTGCTTGCAAATGTATCAAACTGAGTTTTAAAGCCTGACACTATAATGCTGGCTTCTGCTGCCATTTTATTGGAGCTTTCTGCTTGATCAATCATTTCATGAACATGCATGCTGAAATCGGTAATGGTGGATGTAACTTCAACGGCTGCGTCTTTGGTGCGCCGTGAAAGGGCTTTTACTTCGTCAGCAACAACAGCAAAGCCGCGGCCTTGCTCTCCGGCCCTGGCGGCTTCAATCGCAGCGTTAAGTGCTAGTAGGTTAGTTTGATCTGCAATGCCGGTAATCATTGATAGGGAATCAGTGATTTTAGCACTGTCTTCGCCAAGCTTACTCACAACGGAAGCGATAGAGCTGATGGTCGAGGATATATTATCAAGCGCTGTTACCATTTTGCTTACAGCTTGCTGGCTGTGTTGGGCGGCGGTACCATTTTCTTGGACGATAGCCTCTACTTTTTTCATCTCCTCGCTGATCTGTAGTAGATCATTTTGTGTTTGACGCAGGTTAGTAATTAAGTGCCTACCATTTAGAGAATGTAGCTCTGAATGTAATGCATTAGCCGCCACTGTTTCAGTACCTTTTTTCATCTCAAGGAGGGCGAAATTTATATTGTTGAGGGACTGCTTCAGTAGACCGGGTAGGCCTTTATGTAATGCAGGCCTATCATATTCGCCTCGTGAGACATGGGTGAAGCAAGAGTCCACTTCCTTAAAGTAGGATTCTACTTTGTCGAGAAAGTCATTAACTTCCCAGGCTACTTTTCCGACTTCACCTAGTTTTTTTGTACGTGTTATGCGTGCGTGGAACTCACCATTGTTTGCTTGCTCCAGTGTTTGATGGATTTGTTGCAAAGCACTAAAAACATAACCGGTATTTACGAGTAAACGGTAAGCGATGTAGCTAGTAAGGAGAGGAGGAATAAGCCAAATGGCGTTTAATTCATAAGCATAAGTAATATAGAAGGAGCTACAAAGTGATATGGCAATAAAGCTAAAGCAATATGCTTTAACGCGGGCATCTAAGAACGGCGCACCAGAGCTGACACCAGATTGTTGTGGGCTGCGAATACTCATGCCTGCTCCTCTGTATCGTTCAGACTCAGCATTAAATGTGGATAGGTGGTATTAAGTGATGCGAGTTTTTCGTTAAGGTAGGCCAGTGAATTTGCTGCTGCATCCTTGGTGTTACTCTTTTTTTCTATTTCTAACATTTTTTGATATATAGGAATCATAGTGTTGATAGCATGTCGTAAGGGTTTTCTTCTAACGGAGTAGTAACCGCGCAATTGTCCCTTTGCATCATAATCTGGAGTAATGTTCGCAAATACCCAGTAATAGCTACCGTCTTTACATAAATTTTTCACATAACCAAAAAATTCTTCCTCTTTTTGCAAAGTATCCCATAACAGTTTAAATGTACCTCTTGGCATATCGGGATGACGAATGATGTTATGTTGTTTTCCTAGCAAAGCTGACTCAGGGTATCCTGCAGTACTCATAAATGTACGGTTAACGTATGTGACTAAACCTTTCGGGTCAGTTTTACTGACGATAAATTCATTGTCACTAAGTGAAACTTCATGGTCGATAGGTGTGATTTTTGGCTTCATAGACTGCGTCACTATAAAGAGATGGTTAGAGGTTGTTTGAATGTAACGATTCAGGCTTAATTATTCTGAGTGTCATTTATGTTTAATGGTAGCAGAGATGCCATAATCTGCATGGGAAATAACACAGACATTGGTATAAATAATTTATGCAAAATTTTGTTTTTCTGACGACTCAAGGTTGTCATTTATGTGAGGTGGCGGAGGGATTGCTGGTGGTAGGTCTTGATCCAGAGCGTCATCAGGTAGATGTTATCGATATAGCTTATGATGATGCGTTGCTGGAGAGTTATGGGGAGCGTATTCCTGTCCTTAAAAATGAAGGTACACAAGCCGAGCTCAGTTGGCCCTTTGATGCTGAGCAGCTAGAGCGCTTTGTCGTTTTAAAGGTGTAGGTTTTCTAGAAAACGGTAACTTTAAACGCTATATAGAAAAAAGGCGGCGAGTATTTGTCGTGGTTTGCGCAGCTAGTTGCTCTATAGATGTATGCCTTAAAGCGGCTACGCTTGATGCTATATGTTGCAGAAAGGCTGGCTCGTTTCGGCCTTTTTTGGCTTTGAAAGGCAAATCTCGAGGAAGTAGGTAGGGGGCATCGGTTTCAAGGAGTAGCCGATCATTAGGGATTTCTTTTACGAGTGATTTAAGTTCAAGTCCTCTACGCTCGTCACAAACCCACCCCGTAATACCAATATAACAGCCTAAATCTAAATAACTAAACAGGGCGTCTTTATTGCCAGTAAAGCAATGTAAAACTGCGCCTTCTAAATGTGATGCGAAAGGTTTGAGTATGTTGATTTGTGTCGATGTTGCTTCTCTATCATGAAGAAAGAGAGGGAGCTTAGCTGTTTTGGCTAACTCAATTTGATTATTTAGTGCCAGTACTTGCTCGTCAGGTGTTGAAAAATTGCGATTAAAATCGAGGCCTGTTTCACCGATAGCCACAACACAGGGGTGTTGGCTCAGAGCAAACAGTTCGTCAAGTACTTGGTCATTAAGTGAAGATGCATCATGTGGATGAACACCCACAGTAGCATACAAGTATTCGGGGTATTGTTGGCATAATGCCACTGCCTGCTCAGATGATGATAAAGATGTCCCTGTTAGCAGCATAGCTCTGATATGCGCGGCTTTGGCACGTTGAACAACGTCTTCAATATCATTACGAAAACGCTTGTCAGTCAGATTGACACCAATATCTATTAATTCAAACATGTCACAGTGTTGGTTTGCTATTTTTCATATTGATACTCAGAGCCAAGGAGTTAGGTTTAACTGAGCTGAGTAAACTTGCATTTCTGGCAGCCATTACGTCATAAATAACACTAAATGCTAAAACGTTTTGCACATAGTTACGCGTCTCATCAAATGGAATTGTTTCAATCCAAACGTCTAAGGGGACGTTACTACGTGCCTTTAACCATTTTTTAACACGATGCGGGCCAGCATTATAAGCTGCTGTAGCATAAACACGGTTTCCATTAAATGTACCGAGTACTTGTGCTAAATATGCGGTGCCTAATGAAATGTTAGTTCGTGGCGTGAACAGCTGGTTTACGCCGCTATACTTGATATCAAATTTCTTTGCTGTCATTTTTGCTGTAGCGGGCATTAGCTGCATGAGGCCACGTGCCCCTACGCGTGAGCGAGCATACTGATGCCATGCACTTTCTTGTCGAGCAACCGCTACTGCCCATGTCTGGTAGATTCCTCTCTCGTTAGCTAGCTCTTCAAATAGGGATTTGTGAGGGTTTGCAAAACGAATATCGAGGTCATCCCATGCTTTAATGCGAGCAGCCCCACGAATTGCCTGATCATACCAGCCCCAATCATATGCTACGTGAGCCATTGCGAGCTGGTCGTTGGTCGAGAGCTGTTTGCTCAAGCGATTCCACTCAACACGTGCAGCGTATTGATAATCTAATGCTAATAACTCTTTTATGCGTTTAAATGCTGCAAGCTCACTTAGTTTGTTTTTATGTGCAGTGGTAATACCAGAAGGTCGATGGTTCAAGTAAAAAGGGCTGTTGGTAGTTTCTGAAGCAAGGAAGCCGTAAAAGCTTCTTTCTTTAATTACTTCGCCGTAGTTAACCTGGTATTTTTTAGGATTAAGTCTATGTGTTGCTGTCTCTTTCCAGTAAACCCAGCGGCCTTCGTTTTTTAGATTGGTAGGAAGCTTATCTATTAGTGTCAGTGTGTCTTCCCAATCTTGCTTGGCAAGTTCTAAGCGTATGCGCCATTCCGTTAGCTTTTCATATGAATAGTTGGGGTCAAGTTTGGCTAACATTTGCACGGCATTGCTGCGAAACCCTTTGGCGTATCGCATGCCAAAATAACTATTGGTTTTATCAGTAACCTCTTGGCTAAGCGTTAGTCGCTCGCGATCACGAAGCCATAAATTAGCGGCTTTATTAATATCTTTGCGTGCGATTTGGCGGATAGCATAGGCTGCAATTATACCGTGCTGTGGTGTTTTTGCTTTGAGGAGTGTTGCATTTTCAATGAGGCTAGGTTTGTCTTTAACTGCCCAAAAAAGCTCGCTCTCTTTTTTATGAACGGGCTTACTAATAAATCGCGCTAAATATTTGGCTAATGCGAAATTCTTTTTTTGTATGGCTAGCCAAAAACGTTGATAAGCTAGCGAGGAAGTTAGTTTTCCCTGTGCCGTCCACTGCGCAAATAGTGGATCGCAGGCTGAGTGTTGAGAGTAGCCAACTAACCAAAGTCGTTGAGCGCTCACGAATGCTTGTTTTTTATGGCCAAGCTGTAATTGAGCGTTACCTAGTTGGCATTGGAATCGACGACTTTTAATTGGAAACGCTGCATAGGCTTTAGTGAACGCATTCCATTTTTTTTGTCGTAAAAAGTTGTTTAATCTGGCACTTTGCACATCATCAGCGAACGGGGTTGCTTTGTGTTCGTTGATGAAGTCGCTGACGAATGTATCATTAAGCTTGGCAATATCTCGCTTGATCTGTCTGGTGTGTAAGTAAGGAACTAAAGGGTAGTTTTTCAGTTGTGCCGTCAGCTTATCGGCTAAAGGCATATCCTTCTTCTCAAAGGCGGCTTTTGCTTGGGTGTATAGTTGACGTTCTGAGGTGTCTGCATGTACAAAATGAGCGGGTAAAATGGAGCCCAACGAGGCGCTAACGATTGTTACCGCAGATAACAAATTTTTAATTTTTAACATAGTGCTATCAGCCTACGGTTGAGTCATATGTGACTTAAGTGTAAAACAGCTTTTAGGAAAAGGGTAATGTATTGAGAGGTTTTTATCTTAAAGGTTCATTGAGATAAAGGTAGGGCAGTTAGAAGTTATGAATTATATCTGGCAGGTTTATTTTTGTTATATTGGTTTGAAACACAACTGAAATTTTTCGATTGTGTTTCAAACAGTAAAAGTGATGTTAGATTTAATTTAGTGGTTGTTTAATATTGCTTGTGGATAATACTCTTTAAGAATTTTATTTTGGAATTTATCATTAAATCGGCTGTTGATAATAATAATGAACCTTTCAAATGGTGTGTCATTGTTTATAGGGTGTATTTGTGAAACATTATGAAATACTTCGTTATCTCTTACATGAAGAATTTCCCCAGGCTCTAGAGTGACTTCAGCTATTGTGTGTTCTCCTGCTTTGTCTTTATATAAAGCATTATTTCCCCCTACAACGTTGTTGCGATTTAACACTAAAATACTGAGAAATTGACTACCGTCCTGATGAATGCCTTGGCCTTGCAATGGGTCCAGTGCTTGTTGACCTCTGATGCCATTTATTTGCATTAAAATAGGCTCTTGCGGACCTATGTTCCAAAGGCTTGCCCAGTTTTTGACAAACTCTTGAACGTC
This genomic interval carries:
- a CDS encoding glutaredoxin family protein; amino-acid sequence: MQNFVFLTTQGCHLCEVAEGLLVVGLDPERHQVDVIDIAYDDALLESYGERIPVLKNEGTQAELSWPFDAEQLERFVVLKV
- a CDS encoding TatD family hydrolase, whose amino-acid sequence is MFELIDIGVNLTDKRFRNDIEDVVQRAKAAHIRAMLLTGTSLSSSEQAVALCQQYPEYLYATVGVHPHDASSLNDQVLDELFALSQHPCVVAIGETGLDFNRNFSTPDEQVLALNNQIELAKTAKLPLFLHDREATSTQINILKPFASHLEGAVLHCFTGNKDALFSYLDLGCYIGITGWVCDERRGLELKSLVKEIPNDRLLLETDAPYLLPRDLPFKAKKGRNEPAFLQHIASSVAALRHTSIEQLAAQTTTNTRRLFSI
- a CDS encoding transglycosylase SLT domain-containing protein; this encodes MLKIKNLLSAVTIVSASLGSILPAHFVHADTSERQLYTQAKAAFEKKDMPLADKLTAQLKNYPLVPYLHTRQIKRDIAKLNDTFVSDFINEHKATPFADDVQSARLNNFLRQKKWNAFTKAYAAFPIKSRRFQCQLGNAQLQLGHKKQAFVSAQRLWLVGYSQHSACDPLFAQWTAQGKLTSSLAYQRFWLAIQKKNFALAKYLARFISKPVHKKESELFWAVKDKPSLIENATLLKAKTPQHGIIAAYAIRQIARKDINKAANLWLRDRERLTLSQEVTDKTNSYFGMRYAKGFRSNAVQMLAKLDPNYSYEKLTEWRIRLELAKQDWEDTLTLIDKLPTNLKNEGRWVYWKETATHRLNPKKYQVNYGEVIKERSFYGFLASETTNSPFYLNHRPSGITTAHKNKLSELAAFKRIKELLALDYQYAARVEWNRLSKQLSTNDQLAMAHVAYDWGWYDQAIRGAARIKAWDDLDIRFANPHKSLFEELANERGIYQTWAVAVARQESAWHQYARSRVGARGLMQLMPATAKMTAKKFDIKYSGVNQLFTPRTNISLGTAYLAQVLGTFNGNRVYATAAYNAGPHRVKKWLKARSNVPLDVWIETIPFDETRNYVQNVLAFSVIYDVMAARNASLLSSVKPNSLALSINMKNSKPTL
- a CDS encoding 2OG-Fe dioxygenase family protein — translated: MKSSNTSYLRLPFEFPIQGGIPYWEPSVTHDLSQGSWSKTNIEEHIDLAQWQSYLSDLPKDPYVDTRWKRMSWLFLDDSNKLHVLHECPMAQGGQYNDAATMADKLRYYPPLQQEFLQRKDVQEFVKNWASLWNIGPQEPILMQINGIRGQQALDPLQGQGIHQDGSQFLSILVLNRNNVVGGNNALYKDKAGEHTIAEVTLEPGEILHVRDNEVFHNVSQIHPINNDTPFERFIIIINSRFNDKFQNKILKEYYPQAILNNH
- a CDS encoding PAS domain-containing protein, which encodes MKPKITPIDHEVSLSDNEFIVSKTDPKGLVTYVNRTFMSTAGYPESALLGKQHNIIRHPDMPRGTFKLLWDTLQKEEEFFGYVKNLCKDGSYYWVFANITPDYDAKGQLRGYYSVRRKPLRHAINTMIPIYQKMLEIEKKSNTKDAAANSLAYLNEKLASLNTTYPHLMLSLNDTEEQA
- a CDS encoding methyl-accepting chemotaxis protein → MSIRSPQQSGVSSGAPFLDARVKAYCFSFIAISLCSSFYITYAYELNAIWLIPPLLTSYIAYRLLVNTGYVFSALQQIHQTLEQANNGEFHARITRTKKLGEVGKVAWEVNDFLDKVESYFKEVDSCFTHVSRGEYDRPALHKGLPGLLKQSLNNINFALLEMKKGTETVAANALHSELHSLNGRHLITNLRQTQNDLLQISEEMKKVEAIVQENGTAAQHSQQAVSKMVTALDNISSTISSIASVVSKLGEDSAKITDSLSMITGIADQTNLLALNAAIEAARAGEQGRGFAVVADEVKALSRRTKDAAVEVTSTITDFSMHVHEMIDQAESSNKMAAEASIIVSGFKTQFDTFASSANETLRAITHTKSQAFGSLVKADHVIFKQNGYIALDHSMDRQNEIDATSVTHHNCRLGKWYYEGAGAEFFSNTTAYSKLEAPHAAVHLAIQNAVALRDSNWAGDSRIRQEIINAMARAENESDKILQYIDSMIDEHHNHRQG